The proteins below are encoded in one region of Apium graveolens cultivar Ventura chromosome 4, ASM990537v1, whole genome shotgun sequence:
- the LOC141718030 gene encoding uncharacterized protein LOC141718030, translated as MRQFQRAIQRYIHTPSNCPRLTKLSLQPPKSVEVEYADGSVYNLSAEFLRIYSPAADSKIRSVGGEKVIFGRRHVCIMSGEPVGNYGIRLLFDDLHKTGIYTWDYLYHIGSNKFTLMRKYIKTLKKHGLSRDPPRRK; from the exons ATGAGGCAGTTTCAGAGAGCTATACAAAGATACATACACACGCCCTCCAACTGCCCTCGTCTCACCAAGCTATCTCTACAACCTCCCAAGTCT GTAGAAGTGGAATATGCCGATGGAAGCGTGTACAATTTGTCAGCCGAATTCTTAAGAATATATAGCCCAGCTGCTGACAGTAAGATCAGATCAGTTGGAGGTGAAAAG GTGATATTTGGCCGACGCCATGTGTGTATCATGTCTGGTGAACCTGTAGGAAACTATGGGATAAG GTTGCTTTTTGACGACCTTCATAAAACTGGGATATACACTTGGGATTATCTGTATCATATTGGGAGCAACAAGTTTACACTGATGAGAAAGTATATCAAAACGCTGAAGAAGCATGGACTGAGCCGGGATCCACCTAGAAGAAAGTAG
- the LOC141718029 gene encoding protein WVD2-like 7 isoform X2, which yields MGDAACVMHPFSYTSGISDETHQENPLHALGESVSFGRFMTDSSLSWEKWSTFTQNRHVEEAERYAQPGSVAEKKAFFEAHYKRIAAAKKAAALLEEENAANNTAEQEFGCIDTNPDTGKCSLESQEQLLIKNDSEKENFMVSANEDDSNSNANSAIPDELGLEKVAVMDMDTKVLGEIAMNIGSIDPPENHEDKNMVSRLDNSLLKDVVQMERKKRPVLSTLKSSVFRKVTSTPAKSMPPLHPRKENSYTPATIRSTMEPIDKKRSTPKSLRRFINFTPTRRPEKLSTTAARKIESSEADINIYKANKDCPTPAPMSGMPKHALVTPLTKDKRYKELLDPLASGSKTTGPKWHLLSSVCSKSLSACRKKLQSSTLSSPFTLRTEERAARRKQKLEDRFNEKEAQNVQRQAKLKEKAEIEVGKFGPSLCFRARPLPDFYRERETSKKKQTMKTPEMHPQPPRQVGKKANFNSIQGTNPFTKSSSNSLRNFLKKNTQA from the exons ATGGGAGATGCAGCTTGTGTCATGCATCCTTTTTCTTATACTTCTGGCATCTCTGATGAAACACATCAG GAGAATCCTTTGCATGCCCTTGGAGAGTCTGTTTCATTTGGGAGGTTCATGACAGACTCCTCTTTGTCATGGGAAAAATGGTCTACTTTTACTCAAAATCGACACGTTGAAGAGGCGGAGAGATATGCTCAACCTGGGTCAGTGGCAGAAAAGAAGGCTTTCTTTGAAGCTCATTACAAGAGAATTGCTGCTGCAAAGAAAGCTGCCGCCTTGCTTGAGGAAGAAAATGCTGCCAATAATACCGCTGAGCAGGAATTTGGATGCATTGATACCAATCCTGATACAGGAAAGTGTAGTCTTGAATCACAAGAACAACTCTTGATCAAGAATGACAGCGAAAAGGAGAATTTTATGGTCAGTGCTAATGAAGATGATTCAAATTCAAATGCAAATTCTGCAATTCCTGATGAATTGGGACTTGAGAAGGTAGCCGTGATGGATATGGACACCAAGGTTTTAGGGGAAATTGCAATGAACATTGGATCAATTGACCCACCAGAGAATCACGAGGACAAAAATATGGTTTCTAGGCTGGATAACTCTTTGCTGAAG GATGTTGTACAAATGGAAAGGAAGAAAAGGCCAGTTCTTTCTACTTTGAAATCATCAGTGTTCCGTAAAGTGACATCTACACCTGCTAAATCTATGCCACCACTGCACCCTAGAAAAGAGAACTCTTATACTCCGGCCACAATTAGGTCTACAATGGAGCCTATAGATAAAAAGAGATCAACACCAAAATCTTTGCGCAGGTTTATTAATTTTACTCCGACGAGGAGACCTGAAAAATTATCAACCACAGCTGCCAGAAAGATTGAAAGTTCAGAAGCTGATATTAATATCTACAAGGCTAATAAAGATTGTCCTACTCC GGCACCAATGAGTGGAATGCCAAAACATGCTTTAGTAACACCCTTGACAAAAGATAAAAG GTATAAGGAACTGCTTGATCCTCTAGCCTCTGGCAGCAAAACAACTGGCCCAAAATGGCACCTTTTATCTTCAGT CTGTTCCAAATCCTTGAGTGCTTGTCGTAAAAAACTACAATCTTCGACATTATCTTCTCCTTTTACCTTGAGGACTGAGGAAAGAGCTGCAAGAAGGAAACAG AAGCTTGAAGACAGATTTAATGAGAAGGAGGCGCAGAATGTTCAGAGGCAAGCAAAACTGAAG GAAAAAGCAGAAATAGAAGTTGGTAAATTTGGTCCAAGCCTCTGTTTCAGAGCCAGACCTCTGCCTGATTTTTACAGGGAAAGAGAAACATCAAAGAAGAAACAAACAATGAAG ACTCCAGAGATGCACCCTCAGCCTCCCAGACAAGTAGGGAAGAAGGCTAACTTTAATTCAATTCAAGGCACAAATCCTTTTACAAAGTCCTCAAGCAACTCCTTGAGGAACTTCTTGAAGAAAAATACTCAAGCATGA
- the LOC141718029 gene encoding protein WVD2-like 7 isoform X1 gives MGDAACVMHPFSYTSGISDETHQENPLHALGESVSFGRFMTDSSLSWEKWSTFTQNRHVEEAERYAQPGSVAEKKAFFEAHYKRIAAAKKAAALLEEENAANNTAEQEFGCIDTNPDTGKCSLESQEQLLIKNDSEKENFMVSANEDDSNSNANSAIPDELGLEKVAVMDMDTKVLGEIAMNIGSIDPPENHEDKNMVSRLDNSLLKDVVQMERKKRPVLSTLKSSVFRKVTSTPAKSMPPLHPRKENSYTPATIRSTMEPIDKKRSTPKSLRRFINFTPTRRPEKLSTTAARKIESSEADINIYKANKDCPTPLKTPAPMSGMPKHALVTPLTKDKRYKELLDPLASGSKTTGPKWHLLSSVCSKSLSACRKKLQSSTLSSPFTLRTEERAARRKQKLEDRFNEKEAQNVQRQAKLKEKAEIEVGKFGPSLCFRARPLPDFYRERETSKKKQTMKTPEMHPQPPRQVGKKANFNSIQGTNPFTKSSSNSLRNFLKKNTQA, from the exons ATGGGAGATGCAGCTTGTGTCATGCATCCTTTTTCTTATACTTCTGGCATCTCTGATGAAACACATCAG GAGAATCCTTTGCATGCCCTTGGAGAGTCTGTTTCATTTGGGAGGTTCATGACAGACTCCTCTTTGTCATGGGAAAAATGGTCTACTTTTACTCAAAATCGACACGTTGAAGAGGCGGAGAGATATGCTCAACCTGGGTCAGTGGCAGAAAAGAAGGCTTTCTTTGAAGCTCATTACAAGAGAATTGCTGCTGCAAAGAAAGCTGCCGCCTTGCTTGAGGAAGAAAATGCTGCCAATAATACCGCTGAGCAGGAATTTGGATGCATTGATACCAATCCTGATACAGGAAAGTGTAGTCTTGAATCACAAGAACAACTCTTGATCAAGAATGACAGCGAAAAGGAGAATTTTATGGTCAGTGCTAATGAAGATGATTCAAATTCAAATGCAAATTCTGCAATTCCTGATGAATTGGGACTTGAGAAGGTAGCCGTGATGGATATGGACACCAAGGTTTTAGGGGAAATTGCAATGAACATTGGATCAATTGACCCACCAGAGAATCACGAGGACAAAAATATGGTTTCTAGGCTGGATAACTCTTTGCTGAAG GATGTTGTACAAATGGAAAGGAAGAAAAGGCCAGTTCTTTCTACTTTGAAATCATCAGTGTTCCGTAAAGTGACATCTACACCTGCTAAATCTATGCCACCACTGCACCCTAGAAAAGAGAACTCTTATACTCCGGCCACAATTAGGTCTACAATGGAGCCTATAGATAAAAAGAGATCAACACCAAAATCTTTGCGCAGGTTTATTAATTTTACTCCGACGAGGAGACCTGAAAAATTATCAACCACAGCTGCCAGAAAGATTGAAAGTTCAGAAGCTGATATTAATATCTACAAGGCTAATAAAGATTGTCCTACTCCATTGAAAACTCCG GCACCAATGAGTGGAATGCCAAAACATGCTTTAGTAACACCCTTGACAAAAGATAAAAG GTATAAGGAACTGCTTGATCCTCTAGCCTCTGGCAGCAAAACAACTGGCCCAAAATGGCACCTTTTATCTTCAGT CTGTTCCAAATCCTTGAGTGCTTGTCGTAAAAAACTACAATCTTCGACATTATCTTCTCCTTTTACCTTGAGGACTGAGGAAAGAGCTGCAAGAAGGAAACAG AAGCTTGAAGACAGATTTAATGAGAAGGAGGCGCAGAATGTTCAGAGGCAAGCAAAACTGAAG GAAAAAGCAGAAATAGAAGTTGGTAAATTTGGTCCAAGCCTCTGTTTCAGAGCCAGACCTCTGCCTGATTTTTACAGGGAAAGAGAAACATCAAAGAAGAAACAAACAATGAAG ACTCCAGAGATGCACCCTCAGCCTCCCAGACAAGTAGGGAAGAAGGCTAACTTTAATTCAATTCAAGGCACAAATCCTTTTACAAAGTCCTCAAGCAACTCCTTGAGGAACTTCTTGAAGAAAAATACTCAAGCATGA